A stretch of DNA from Lentimicrobiaceae bacterium:
AATGCGTTACTTCGGACCTGTTGATGGGCACGATGTTGAGCATTTGGTTAATTTGTTCAACGATATTAAAAAAATTCAAGGACCAAAGTTGCTACATGTAATCACAAGAAAAGGTAAAGGCTTTGAACAAGCCGAAAAACAGCAAACTTTATTTCACGCTCCCGGCAAGTTTGATGTTGAAACCGGTATGGTTGAAAACTCAGATGCAGATAACTTGCCGCCAAAGTATCAGGATGTTTTTGGAGAAACAATCCTTGAATTGGCAAAACAAAACGATAAAATTGTAGGTATAACGCCGGCTATGCTTTCGGGTTCGTCGCTAAACATAATGATGGAAGCAATGCCACACCGAACTTTCGACGTTGGAATTGCCGAGCAACATGCCGTTACTCTTGCCGCTGGCTTTGCCAAGTCGGGGTATATACCTTTTTGCAATATTTACTCAACTTTTATGCAACGCGCCTACGATCAGGTAATTCACGATGTAGCCTTGCAAAATTTAAACGTTGTATTCTGTTTAGACCGCGCCGGTATTGTAGGCGAAGACGGTGCAACGCATCACGGAGTTTTCGATTTGGCTTATTTTAGACCTATTCCTAATGTTACAATTTTTTCGCCTTTGAACGAGATGGAACTCCGAAATATGATGTTTACGGCACAATTAAACACTCATAAAGGTCCTATTGTTATCAGATATCCACGTGGCAGAGGCGAAAGCCTTGATTGGCGAAAACCTTTCGAAACAATTGAAATAGGTAAAGGACAAGAGTTGATACGTGGAGAAAATATTGCCTTTATTACTATTGGTCCTATCGGCAACAGAGTTGTTGAAGCTGCAAGCGATTTGAAAAACAATCACGGCATAAATGTCGGGGTTTATGATATGCGCTTTTTAAAACCCATTGATGAACAATTGTTACATTCTGTTTTTAAAAATTATAATACGATTATTACCGTTGAAGATGGAATTCTTATAGGCGGGCTTGCAGGTGCTATCGCCGAATTTGCTCAAAAAAATAATTACAAAGAAGTTAAAACTCATTTTATGGGTATTCCCGATAGATTTATTGAGCATGGTAGCATTAGCCAGTTGCATGCAGAATGCTGTATAGATAAGCAAAGTATTGTGGAGCTTGTTATTAGCCATTTCTGAGTTGCGTGTTGCGTGTTACGTGTTACGGGTTGCGGGCAATTAGCAATTAACAATGAGTAATTATCACCGAAGTTTCGGGGTTAATTGCTAAAACCACTCAGCACCCATCACTCATCACTCATCACCAAAAGCTAATAGCTAGAAATATAATTCCCAATATCTTCCAAAAGCCAAATAGGTGTTGAGTTTGCTCCTGTAATCAGTAGGTTTTGTACATCTGTAAACCACGAATTATCAATTTCAAACTTATTGCTTACAAAGTAGGTTTTTTCGTTAACCGATTTGCTCACGGAGTACAGATATTTACCATTGGAGCTGTTTTTTCCCGAAACAAAAATTACGGCATCGTATTGTGAGGCAATTTCCTTCAATTTTATAGCTCTGTTTGATACTTTATTGCACAAACTTTCATTTTTCACAAACTCAGTTCCGTGTTCTGTAGCCTTATCCTTAATAATGTCGGCTATTTTGTTGTACATTGCACCGTCCATTGTAGTTTGCGAAAATAAATATATACGCTTTTTGAAATCAATTTTTTCAATATCTCTTTCCGATTCTATGGCAATAGCCTTATTTTCGCTAAAACCGATTAAACCAATCATTTCGGGATGATTTTCCTTTCCAAAAATTACAATTTCAGAATCACTATCTTGTTTTA
This window harbors:
- the dxs gene encoding 1-deoxy-D-xylulose-5-phosphate synthase; translation: MNTNISLLQTIKNPEQLRQLSTDDLPLLCKEIRDYILETISKHPGHLGAALGVVELTVAIHYAFNTPDDKLVWDVGHQAYAHKILTERFEEFKTNRQYKGISGFPRCCESVYDCFGTGHSSTSISAVLGMAIANQLSNNTERQHIAVIGDGAMTGGMAMEALNHAGATNTNILVILNDNGIAIDKNEGALSKYLTHITTSKWYNRLKDSVWSIMGGNKKYGKHSREIVRQIGGGLKSTLLRRSNLFEAFGMRYFGPVDGHDVEHLVNLFNDIKKIQGPKLLHVITRKGKGFEQAEKQQTLFHAPGKFDVETGMVENSDADNLPPKYQDVFGETILELAKQNDKIVGITPAMLSGSSLNIMMEAMPHRTFDVGIAEQHAVTLAAGFAKSGYIPFCNIYSTFMQRAYDQVIHDVALQNLNVVFCLDRAGIVGEDGATHHGVFDLAYFRPIPNVTIFSPLNEMELRNMMFTAQLNTHKGPIVIRYPRGRGESLDWRKPFETIEIGKGQELIRGENIAFITIGPIGNRVVEAASDLKNNHGINVGVYDMRFLKPIDEQLLHSVFKNYNTIITVEDGILIGGLAGAIAEFAQKNNYKEVKTHFMGIPDRFIEHGSISQLHAECCIDKQSIVELVISHF
- a CDS encoding 4-hydroxy-3-methylbut-2-enyl diphosphate reductase, producing MKITIDSYAGFCFGVENAIDIAEKHLTDNKTLLCLGELVHNEEQMQQLYDKGLKIISENDFEKYKGHTVLTRAHGIPPETYDKAKANSIHLIDTTCPIVSKLQKKILNTIKQDSDSEIVIFGKENHPEMIGLIGFSENKAIAIESERDIEKIDFKKRIYLFSQTTMDGAMYNKIADIIKDKATEHGTEFVKNESLCNKVSNRAIKLKEIASQYDAVIFVSGKNSSNGKYLYSVSKSVNEKTYFVSNKFEIDNSWFTDVQNLLITGANSTPIWLLEDIGNYISSY